In a genomic window of Leptospira wolbachii serovar Codice str. CDC:
- a CDS encoding ABC transporter ATP-binding protein: MKKPNTLLETKNLGKTYQVGEVPLVALHSVNLKFKEGELTVMLGASGSGKSTLLNILGGLDTATTGEVLFHEKTLALENDEGLTRYRRNHVGFVFQFYNLIPSLTAEENVRLVTDLSDKSMTPLEALALVKLDDRKNHFPAQLSGGEQQRVAIARAIAKRPELLLCDEPTGALDFKTGRIVLEAITGINQDLGTTTVVITHNESIAQIADRIILVKDGTIVSDSVNHHKKPVSEVSW, from the coding sequence ATGAAGAAACCCAATACCCTTTTGGAAACAAAAAACCTTGGAAAAACCTACCAAGTCGGTGAAGTTCCCCTAGTTGCCCTTCATTCAGTAAACCTAAAATTCAAAGAGGGTGAATTAACGGTAATGTTAGGTGCTTCCGGCTCAGGTAAGTCCACTCTTCTCAACATCTTAGGCGGACTAGATACAGCAACAACAGGCGAAGTTTTATTCCACGAGAAAACATTGGCTTTAGAAAATGATGAGGGGCTCACAAGGTATCGAAGGAACCATGTAGGTTTTGTATTCCAATTTTATAATTTAATCCCAAGCCTTACAGCAGAGGAAAACGTACGTTTGGTGACTGATCTTTCTGATAAGTCCATGACACCTCTGGAAGCATTGGCATTAGTAAAGTTAGATGATAGAAAGAACCACTTCCCTGCCCAACTTTCTGGTGGAGAACAACAACGAGTTGCGATAGCAAGAGCCATAGCCAAAAGGCCCGAGTTACTTCTCTGCGATGAACCTACAGGAGCACTTGATTTTAAAACGGGAAGGATTGTTTTAGAAGCCATCACGGGGATCAACCAAGACTTAGGTACGACCACTGTGGTCATCACTCACAATGAGTCCATTGCACAAATTGCCGATCGAATTATTCTTGTTAAAGATGGCACCATCGTTTCAGACTCCGTGAATCATCATAAAAAACCTGTATCTGAGGTTAGTTGGTGA
- a CDS encoding ABC transporter permease — MTMQGLTVGLVIAAGISYFSASWAAYFSLMDAQSNFYSKQNLCEGFVYLNRAPSFLESKIAALPGISDFETRISKEIVLDFPGEVYPSAAQLISLPEHTNTLYLKKGFLPKQNQDVIISENFANANHLEPGSVLSSIIGGKRVFLHVTGIGLSPEFVYVFRPGNPMPDDKHYGIIWMKREAMEANFNFEGAFNQVIFHFASEGEDRLRTMRDLDALLDEFGGLGAKERKLLPSDSFLSDEFRQLRTTAVFLPGIFLAIAAFLLHIISNRLISKEREQIATLRALGYTSRDVVVHYLKLITFITAISSILGVTVGYFLGNGMTGLYGRFYKFPQLIPIFPPLLALFSVSFGILIGGLGTIISLRSIIQLDPAQAMRPAPPGTYTISFWEAWITNLRTIQRMVLRNLFKRPTRTILTILGLSTSIMIMIIGNFIQDTVGTLLDLQFNTIQKETLTLVFRIPVEDSILFELKERKGVFLAEGQRSIPIKITKNRKSKDTVLTGISEGSDLRRILNHNLQPIDIPVYGIMMNTDLANKMGIRKGETIVIETLDGEKRKITVTVSAFANEILGQGVFINRNNLNRMLDEGSLINLALLKTDPLEDKNLIEEFKDNPLVIGLFSKSAILTAFKAVMQRSLQSTSIVILIFTIIISIGVIYNTAMITLSERIYELGSLRILGFSLKEVFEIIAWELTWQIFVAIPIGCFFGNKLANLILNSNETEGFKIPVVIFPSTYYYSILLALTTAGISFIIVYRKLKTMDLLSVLKVRE, encoded by the coding sequence ATGACCATGCAGGGATTGACCGTGGGGCTTGTGATTGCAGCGGGGATCAGTTATTTTTCTGCCTCTTGGGCTGCCTACTTTTCCTTAATGGATGCACAATCAAATTTTTACAGCAAACAAAACCTATGCGAAGGATTTGTTTATTTAAACCGTGCACCTTCTTTTCTCGAATCAAAAATAGCTGCCCTCCCCGGTATATCCGATTTTGAAACAAGGATCTCTAAAGAAATTGTTTTAGATTTTCCTGGCGAAGTATATCCGTCTGCTGCTCAGTTGATATCTTTACCAGAACATACGAACACTCTGTATTTAAAAAAAGGTTTTTTACCAAAACAAAACCAGGACGTAATCATCAGTGAAAATTTCGCCAACGCCAATCATCTAGAACCTGGATCTGTTCTATCATCCATTATAGGTGGGAAACGTGTGTTTCTTCATGTAACAGGCATTGGACTATCCCCTGAATTTGTATATGTTTTCCGACCTGGGAATCCAATGCCAGATGATAAACATTATGGCATCATTTGGATGAAACGAGAGGCGATGGAAGCAAACTTCAACTTTGAAGGTGCATTCAACCAAGTCATTTTTCATTTCGCTTCGGAAGGGGAAGATAGATTACGTACAATGCGTGATCTGGATGCATTACTTGATGAGTTTGGAGGTTTAGGTGCAAAAGAAAGAAAACTATTGCCTTCTGATTCTTTTTTGAGTGATGAATTTAGACAACTCAGAACTACGGCTGTTTTTTTACCTGGAATTTTTTTGGCAATCGCCGCTTTCCTTTTGCACATTATCTCCAATCGACTCATTTCGAAGGAACGAGAACAAATTGCAACCTTACGAGCGCTTGGTTATACTTCTAGAGATGTAGTTGTTCATTATTTAAAGCTAATTACTTTTATCACTGCCATAAGCAGCATACTTGGCGTAACTGTTGGATATTTTTTAGGCAATGGAATGACGGGTTTGTACGGGCGATTTTATAAATTCCCACAACTGATTCCTATCTTTCCACCTCTACTTGCTTTATTTAGTGTAAGCTTTGGAATTTTAATCGGCGGACTTGGAACTATCATTTCTTTGCGAAGCATCATTCAGTTAGATCCGGCACAAGCTATGCGCCCTGCTCCACCCGGAACATATACAATTTCTTTTTGGGAAGCTTGGATCACAAACCTTAGAACTATACAAAGAATGGTTTTGAGAAATCTTTTCAAACGTCCCACAAGAACCATACTCACCATCTTGGGTTTGTCTACATCCATTATGATTATGATCATTGGAAACTTTATACAGGATACAGTTGGAACCTTGTTAGATTTACAATTCAATACGATCCAAAAGGAAACACTTACATTGGTATTCAGAATTCCAGTAGAAGATTCCATATTGTTTGAACTTAAAGAGAGAAAAGGAGTTTTTTTGGCAGAAGGACAACGTTCTATCCCCATTAAAATAACTAAGAACAGGAAATCAAAAGATACCGTTTTAACAGGAATATCGGAAGGTTCCGACTTACGAAGAATTCTAAACCATAATTTACAGCCGATTGATATCCCGGTTTATGGAATCATGATGAATACCGATCTTGCAAATAAAATGGGGATTCGGAAAGGAGAGACCATTGTCATTGAAACGCTTGATGGGGAAAAAAGAAAAATTACTGTTACCGTTTCCGCATTTGCCAATGAAATTTTAGGTCAAGGTGTTTTTATCAATAGAAACAATCTCAATCGAATGTTAGATGAGGGCAGTTTAATCAATCTCGCTCTCTTGAAAACTGATCCATTAGAAGATAAAAATTTAATCGAAGAATTTAAGGACAATCCGCTTGTAATTGGCCTATTTTCAAAGTCAGCAATCCTTACAGCTTTTAAAGCAGTGATGCAAAGATCTCTTCAATCAACCTCTATTGTAATTTTGATATTTACAATTATCATTTCTATCGGGGTTATATATAATACAGCGATGATTACTTTATCCGAACGTATTTACGAATTAGGAAGTTTGCGTATCTTAGGATTCAGTTTAAAAGAAGTATTCGAAATTATAGCCTGGGAGTTGACGTGGCAGATATTTGTAGCTATCCCCATCGGGTGTTTTTTCGGGAACAAGTTAGCAAATCTAATTTTAAATAGTAACGAAACGGAAGGATTTAAAATTCCTGTTGTCATATTTCCTTCCACTTATTACTATTCAATACTTCTAGCACTCACCACCGCTGGAATCAGTTTTATAATTGTATATAGAAAATTAAAAACCATGGACTTATTAAGTGTACTCAAGGTGAGAGAATGA
- a CDS encoding efflux RND transporter periplasmic adaptor subunit — translation MTKESILELMRTKNAKIAVGVILFLGFTFLILKKDPKPVEVSVVTQGVYRQILSVQGKTKIKELYTAYSPVNGVMRRVELHAGDKVSKGMTLLSVDWDMLKIVKASANGQILKVYRESAGPVAMGERILDYGDISKIDVSAFILSEDMPDLDLKDKVLLTGFGENVLEGSVSIIEPSAVTKISSLGVEEQRVPIFIEFDPPPGIGDGYELECKIILFEKPSAIVIPTSALFREDEKWAVFTIEKKRAKLRFVEVEHQSEGVSMIKSGLSVGESVILYPGDTVVNGTKVIPE, via the coding sequence ATGACAAAAGAAAGTATCTTAGAATTGATGAGAACAAAAAATGCAAAAATTGCAGTTGGTGTAATTTTGTTTTTAGGTTTTACTTTTTTAATTTTAAAAAAGGATCCAAAACCAGTAGAAGTATCCGTCGTCACCCAAGGTGTTTACAGACAGATCCTATCTGTTCAAGGAAAAACAAAAATCAAAGAACTCTATACAGCATATTCTCCTGTAAATGGTGTTATGCGCCGAGTGGAGTTGCATGCCGGGGACAAAGTTTCGAAAGGTATGACTCTACTCTCAGTCGACTGGGATATGCTTAAAATAGTTAAGGCAAGTGCCAATGGCCAAATTCTTAAAGTATACCGTGAAAGTGCAGGGCCAGTGGCCATGGGTGAACGAATTTTGGACTATGGAGATATTTCAAAAATTGATGTATCCGCATTTATTTTATCAGAAGATATGCCTGACCTCGATCTCAAAGACAAAGTGCTTTTGACAGGATTCGGTGAGAACGTTTTGGAAGGATCTGTTTCTATTATCGAACCTTCAGCGGTTACAAAAATTTCATCCTTAGGTGTAGAAGAACAACGTGTTCCTATTTTCATTGAGTTCGATCCGCCACCTGGAATTGGTGATGGTTACGAATTAGAATGTAAAATCATTTTATTTGAAAAACCAAGTGCGATTGTTATACCTACATCTGCTTTATTCCGTGAGGATGAAAAATGGGCTGTATTTACCATTGAAAAGAAAAGAGCAAAATTACGTTTTGTTGAAGTAGAACATCAAAGTGAAGGTGTAAGTATGATTAAAAGTGGCCTTTCTGTGGGAGAATCTGTTATACTATATCCTGGTGATACAGTTGTAAATGGAACGAAAGTTATACCCGAATAA
- a CDS encoding DUF167 domain-containing protein, giving the protein MKLTVKVKPNNKQPGLEFISETDCIARLKSPPIDGKANEELISLLSKHFHVPKNNITILSGLSSKSKIVSVLPRT; this is encoded by the coding sequence ATGAAATTAACTGTAAAGGTAAAACCAAATAACAAACAACCTGGACTAGAATTTATATCAGAAACAGATTGTATCGCGCGTTTAAAATCGCCACCAATTGATGGGAAGGCGAATGAAGAGCTGATCTCACTACTTTCAAAACACTTCCACGTACCAAAAAACAATATTACGATCCTATCTGGACTTTCATCCAAATCCAAAATCGTTTCCGTTCTTCCAAGGACTTGA